One Polypterus senegalus isolate Bchr_013 chromosome 10, ASM1683550v1, whole genome shotgun sequence DNA segment encodes these proteins:
- the LOC120537481 gene encoding uncharacterized protein PFB0145c-like, protein MAAAGKIQDFGTEMRSGENGTERTFSNLRWPINLRIVLLGTALAEKIQVGNLLLGKMEFRLECSTKGRMNKSERRSAIREGKEITVVNTPDLLDPNIFFKELKMEMEQCTSLCFPGPHAFLIILREGAFEERDREAITLIEKIFGRSVFDHSLLVFTKHTHTSKMLKECLREATRHIQQLVDRCKKRYHLLNIDDVNNDSQVMELMRKIEEMRGGNPENFYRSSWLSIGAERIQLDLKTIFDKTLGHMQTEYNSQMFLKIKEMKRKQKIEEEKMKQTLEEEYSVKVNWMKQDYEEKYLEKKKKMKDEFQQKETEMDVQLLEMWGNKWIKTEMELTQTYEQIKDNVTAVLRKHRNQLEFLKYDEESKGEHPSKRNENLKQDQKTRISNTDQKTLAEKQKNEEWGNDLKQLNQSPEEAHSGMFETVWMECEVEWHQLKHRIQQKHEEDLIKREKFLKQKIKAKFNEREKEKKQQKDTILNQFSKTGIQEQASEPEYYFERQSQKNRNTMKQTLESNSLNKFTEEEKKQTTEKKEPKDMVQVTLWKDAKNENQKLKINEEDLKERKGKKSKTLVEEPCKEETVSALENRETNMFRFDLMRQNTCQTKSTKEVKTESDTKEKHANVDRERSQQHKEMCRETSE, encoded by the coding sequence GTACAGAAATGAGAAGTGGCGAAAATGGCACTGAGAGGACTTTCAGCAATTTAAGATGGCCTATTAATTTAAGGATTGTCTTGCTTGGGACAGCGCTGGCCGAGAAGATTCAAGTGGGCAATTTACTACTTGGCAAGATGGAATTTAGGCTGGAATGTAGCACTAAGGGGAGAATGAACAAGTCAGAGCGAAGAAGTGCTATACGGGAAGGGAAAGAGATCACTGTAGTCAACACACCAGATTTGCTTGACCccaacatattttttaaagaacttAAAATGGAAATGGAACAATGCACTAGTCTATGCTTCCCTGGACCCCATGCCTTCTTGATTATATTGAGAGAGGGGGCATTTGAAGAACGAGATAGAGAAGCAATCACACTGATTGAGAAGATATTTGGAAGAAGTGTGTTTGACCATTCTCTGCTGGTCTTTACAAAACACACTCACACAAGCAAGATGCTTAAAGAGTGTTTGAGAGAAGCAACAAGACACATCCAACAACTTGTGGACAGATGTAAGAAGAGATACCATCTTCTTAACATTGACGATGTCAACAATGACAGTCAGGTTATGGAACTCATGagaaaaattgaagaaatgaGAGGAGGAAATCCAGAAAACTTCTACAGGAGCAGCTGGTTATCAATAGGAGCAGAAAGAATTCAACttgatttaaaaacaatttttgataAAACACTGGGACACATGCAGACTGAATATAATTCACAAATGTtcttaaaaatcaaagaaatgaaaaggaagCAGAAGATAGAAGAAGAGAAAATGAAACAGACATTAGAAGAAGAATACAGTGTAAAAGTAAATTGGATGAAACAAGATTATGAAGAGaaatatctagaaaaaaaaaagaaaatgaaggatgAGTTTcaacagaaagaaacagaaatggaTGTACAGCTTTTGGAAATGTGGGGAAACAAGTGGATTAAAACAGAAATGGAACTTACACAAACTTATGAACAAATCAAAGACAATGTAACAGCAGTGTTAAGAAAACATAGAAACCAGTTAGAATTTTTGAAGTATGATGAAGAAAGCAAAGGTGAACACCCCAGTAAGAGGAATGAAAACCTCAAACAAGATCAGAAAACAAGAATAAGTAACACAGATCAAAAAACACTAgcagagaaacagaaaaatgagGAATGGGGAAATGACCTTAAACAACTGAACCAGTCTCCTGAAGAGGCACATAGTGGCATGTTTGAAACTGTCTGGATGGAGTGTGAGGTGGAGTGGCACCAACTAAAACATAGGATTCAACAGAAACATGAAGAAGACCTTATTAAGAGGGAAAAGTTCTTGAAGCAGAAAATTAAAGCCAAATTCaatgagagagaaaaggaaaaaaaacagcagaaggaTACAATACTAAATCAGTTTAGCAAAACAGGCATTCAGGAACAAGCGAGCGAGCCTGAATATTATTTTGAAAGGCAGTCACAAAAGAACAGGAACACCATGAAACAAACCTTGGAGTCAAACTCTCTGAATAAGttcactgaagaagaaaaaaaacaaacaacagaaaagaaagaaccaAAAGACATGGTACAGGTAACATTATGGAAggatgcaaaaaatgaaaaccaaaaactaaaaataaatgaagaggaTCTGAAGGAAAGAAAGGGAAAGAAGTCTAAGACACTGGTGGAGGAACCCTGCAAGGAAGAAACTGTGTCAGCTCTGGAGAATCGTGAAACAAACATGTTTCGTtttgatctgatgagacaaaatacTTGTCAGACAAAAAGCACAAAGGAGGTAAAAACAGAGTCAGATACAAAGGAGAAACATGCAAATGTGGACAGAGAACGTAGTCAACAACACAAAGAAATGTGCAGGGAAACAAGTGAATGA